The following is a genomic window from Geobacillus subterraneus.
CCGCATCCGCCGCAACGCCAAACAGAAGCAGTGCCACAGAGGCGAAGACATTTCGATTTTCTTTTCGCTTCCAAAACGGCTCTCGCTGAACCGTGCGCTCGCGTTCTTCACGAATTTTCAGGCGTTCAAACGCTCCCGCTTGTTCAAGCTCATCAATCGTCGCCTCGCCCCAAACGGTGAGCTTGGCGGCGCCGAAATTCACTTTCGCCTCTTTCACGCCGGGCAAGGATTTCACGTTTTGCTCAAACTTAGCTGCGCAGTTTGTGCACGTCAGTCCTTGCACGCGGTATGTTTTGGCCTCGAGCCGATCTAATGTTTGTTCATTCCCCACGGCCGTCCCCCTCTTTCCGATGGGCGAGCGCGACAAGCAGCAGCTCGCGAATATGGTCGTCATCCAGCGAGTAAAAGGCCAGTTTCCCCTCTTTTCGATATTTCACAATTCCTTGCTTATACAAAATGCGCAAATGATGTGATGCCGTCGCCACTGTCGCCCCAATCACGTTTGCGAGGTCACAGACGCACAGCTCCTCTTCACCGCAAAGCGCATACACGATCTTCGCCCGGTTTTCATCGGCAAGCGCCTTAAAAAAAGGGACAATCTCGGCAATTGGTTCATCGCGAAGCCGCCGCTGAACCCGCTCGACCTTCTCGTCGTCATAACAGTAAACGTCGCACACATCATGACGGTGCATTCCTTCTCGCTCCTTGTCAATATTCAAATATTCGTTTGAATATAGAATAGCATATCTCCCCCTTATATTCAAATATTCATTTGAATAAAAAATGTGTTCAAACGAAAAATCCGCCTTTTTTGTTTTTAAAAGGCGGATTCCCTCTTGTGAAGCACGCTTTAGCTGACCACAAACATGTTCGTTTCCTCATTGCCGATTTTGCTTACACATGCTCGCGAAACCAGCGCACCGTCTCCAAAAACGCTTCACGCGTCACTTTATGGCCGGCGTGCGGGTCGGCGATGAATTGCAGCCGGTCTTCGTTTCCTTCATAAAGTGG
Proteins encoded in this region:
- a CDS encoding ArsR/SmtB family transcription factor, whose protein sequence is MHRHDVCDVYCYDDEKVERVQRRLRDEPIAEIVPFFKALADENRAKIVYALCGEEELCVCDLANVIGATVATASHHLRILYKQGIVKYRKEGKLAFYSLDDDHIRELLLVALAHRKEGDGRGE